One window of Microcoleus vaginatus PCC 9802 genomic DNA carries:
- a CDS encoding NINE protein, which produces MVKDKSVAVVLAFFVGGFGVHKFYLGNNLAGVLYLLFSWTLIPSVIAFFDFIGLLLMSEQAFQVQYNGGTLPSGYALRAAKDVTGAIGELKKLYDMGAITAEEYEEKRQKLLREL; this is translated from the coding sequence ATGGTAAAAGATAAAAGCGTAGCAGTTGTGTTAGCTTTCTTTGTTGGAGGTTTCGGAGTTCACAAATTTTATTTGGGCAATAACTTAGCAGGGGTATTATACTTGCTATTTTCTTGGACATTAATTCCGTCAGTGATCGCATTTTTCGATTTTATCGGCCTGCTGCTGATGTCGGAACAAGCTTTTCAGGTACAGTACAATGGTGGCACGTTGCCGTCTGGGTATGCCCTCAGAGCGGCAAAAGATGTTACTGGGGCGATCGGCGAATTGAAAAAACTTTACGATATGGGCGCAATTACGGCCGAAGAATATGAAGAAAAACGCCAAAAATTGCTGCGAGAATTGTAA
- a CDS encoding CPBP family intramembrane metalloprotease, translating into MTLKRVILGILTAIAIAMVGLSLLASWNQPQIQSRLELYQTNLLLHASEWQGENNQSANLSSARNNIVGADPLNTALTQYQEARDSTRKTLETTQAQVKEIQLAIASKSDDNTLNFAQNKAALESIEQQSALLNELDLRLGILQASSGKTEAALQTWTNLVERYKTQIDYDSSVVTAKVLTGIWSNPAQLLPDAEPSIQKSLEGWFRYRALGQLYKLQERSKELVALQAAEQATAEQAVEKLAIVVGVPAIALCIGTVLLVGLTVQWLLQRKPLEKADSGPLLARNASLTWDVPWDGEIVWQVLVVGFFFVGQILIPYLLLPVSLAVLKLNPATFDPRDKAFYIFATYLLLSAGGLSVLYFSVKSFLPLPEGWFRINWRGSWFLWGFGGYFVALPLVVLVSLINQQFWQGQGGSNPILPIVLEGRDNVALAVFFGTAAIAAPVFEEIVFRGFLLPSLTRYLPVWGAIAASAFLFAVAHLSVSEILPLATLGAVLGFVYTRSRNLLAPMLLHSLWNSGTLLSLFLLGGGAS; encoded by the coding sequence ATGACACTGAAGCGGGTTATTTTAGGTATTTTAACGGCGATCGCGATCGCCATGGTCGGTTTATCTTTACTTGCTAGTTGGAATCAGCCGCAAATTCAAAGCCGGCTGGAACTCTACCAGACAAATTTGCTGCTGCACGCCTCGGAGTGGCAAGGAGAAAATAATCAGAGTGCTAATTTAAGTTCGGCGCGCAACAATATTGTCGGTGCAGATCCTTTAAATACGGCTTTGACACAATATCAAGAAGCGCGAGACTCGACTCGCAAAACTCTCGAAACAACTCAAGCACAAGTTAAAGAAATTCAGTTGGCTATCGCCTCTAAGTCTGATGATAATACTCTGAATTTTGCTCAAAATAAGGCGGCGTTAGAGTCAATAGAGCAACAGTCAGCCCTGCTAAACGAACTTGACTTGCGATTGGGAATTTTGCAGGCAAGCAGTGGCAAAACTGAGGCGGCGCTCCAAACTTGGACAAATTTAGTTGAGCGCTACAAAACTCAAATAGATTACGACTCTTCGGTGGTAACTGCTAAAGTTTTAACGGGAATTTGGAGCAATCCGGCTCAACTGCTGCCCGATGCCGAGCCGAGCATTCAAAAGTCTTTGGAGGGCTGGTTTCGCTATCGCGCTCTAGGTCAACTTTACAAGCTGCAAGAACGTTCTAAAGAGCTGGTGGCGCTGCAAGCAGCCGAGCAAGCAACGGCTGAGCAAGCTGTAGAAAAGTTGGCAATTGTCGTTGGCGTTCCGGCGATCGCACTTTGTATTGGCACGGTTTTGCTGGTTGGTTTGACTGTGCAGTGGCTGTTGCAGCGGAAGCCGTTAGAGAAAGCAGATTCGGGGCCGCTGTTGGCGCGAAATGCGAGCTTGACTTGGGATGTGCCTTGGGATGGTGAGATTGTTTGGCAGGTGCTTGTGGTCGGCTTTTTCTTTGTCGGGCAAATCTTGATTCCCTATTTGTTGCTGCCTGTTTCTCTGGCTGTTTTAAAACTCAACCCAGCTACTTTTGACCCGCGCGACAAGGCTTTTTATATCTTTGCTACTTATTTGTTGCTGTCGGCTGGGGGGCTTTCGGTACTGTATTTTTCGGTCAAGTCTTTTTTGCCTTTGCCTGAAGGTTGGTTTCGGATTAATTGGCGAGGAAGTTGGTTTTTGTGGGGTTTTGGCGGCTATTTTGTTGCTTTGCCTTTGGTAGTTTTGGTGTCGCTGATTAATCAGCAATTTTGGCAGGGACAAGGTGGCAGTAATCCGATTTTGCCGATCGTTCTCGAAGGTAGGGACAACGTGGCTTTGGCGGTGTTTTTCGGCACTGCTGCGATCGCCGCTCCGGTTTTTGAGGAAATCGTGTTTCGAGGCTTTCTGCTGCCTTCTCTGACTCGCTATTTGCCTGTTTGGGGGGCGATCGCTGCTTCTGCTTTCTTGTTTGCGGTGGCTCACTTGAGTGTCTCTGAGATTCTGCCTTTGGCGACTTTGGGTGCGGTTTTGGGGTTTGTGTACACGCGATCGCGCAATCTCCTTGCTCCTATGCTTCTCCACAGTCTTTGGAACAGCGGTACTCTCCTGAGTCTGTTTCTTTTGGGCGGCGGCGCGAGTTAA
- a CDS encoding histidine phosphatase family protein: MTRIILVRHGKSTYNQERRIQGRLDKSILTEAGRSTALQVGDTLSSIAFDAAYTSPLQRAKETAEIILSRLTNPPPLQPTDNLMEIDLPLWEGMLRQDAIDKFPEAYQQWQKQPDKFSMKLPSADGEIEHFPVLAIFANARHFWQELLSRHHDGTILVVGHNGINRALIATASEITPDYYQSIQQSNCGISVINFGSSPVTNDEPGEPKKKVAVQLESVNLTSHTGEIFPKPRDGHQGPRLLLVRHGETDWNKAGKFQGQIDVPLNDNGREQSRRAAEFLKDVKLDFAISSSMLRPKETAEIILKYHGGLQLELRDELREISHGLWEGKFESEIEESYPGLLQEWKTSPETVQMPEGENLQHVWTRAIAAWREIVQSVSGTGIVVAHDAINKAILCHLFGLEPEHFWKFKQGNGAVSVIDYPHGPDGLPVLQAMNVTTHLSGGVFDQTAAGAL, translated from the coding sequence ATGACTCGCATTATCTTAGTCCGTCACGGCAAAAGCACCTACAATCAAGAACGCCGCATCCAAGGCCGCCTGGATAAATCGATTTTGACAGAAGCAGGCCGCAGCACCGCCTTGCAAGTAGGCGACACACTCAGCAGTATCGCCTTTGATGCCGCCTATACCAGTCCCCTGCAACGAGCCAAAGAAACAGCGGAAATCATCCTGTCGCGCTTGACAAATCCGCCACCACTCCAGCCAACTGATAATTTGATGGAAATCGATTTGCCTCTGTGGGAAGGAATGCTGCGCCAAGATGCGATCGACAAATTCCCCGAAGCATATCAGCAGTGGCAAAAACAGCCAGACAAATTTTCCATGAAATTGCCATCTGCTGACGGAGAAATCGAACACTTCCCAGTATTAGCAATTTTTGCTAACGCCCGACACTTTTGGCAAGAACTTTTATCGCGCCACCACGACGGCACAATTCTAGTAGTAGGTCACAACGGAATCAACCGCGCTCTCATCGCCACCGCGTCGGAAATTACCCCGGATTACTATCAATCAATTCAACAGTCAAATTGCGGAATTAGTGTCATTAATTTTGGAAGTTCCCCTGTTACCAACGACGAACCGGGAGAGCCAAAAAAGAAAGTTGCAGTTCAATTAGAGTCGGTGAATTTAACTTCCCATACCGGGGAAATTTTCCCCAAACCGAGGGACGGACACCAAGGCCCGCGCTTGTTGCTGGTGCGTCACGGCGAAACCGACTGGAATAAAGCAGGTAAATTTCAGGGGCAGATTGACGTGCCTCTCAACGATAACGGCCGCGAACAATCCAGGCGAGCAGCAGAATTTCTCAAGGATGTAAAATTAGATTTTGCGATCAGCAGTTCGATGCTGCGCCCGAAAGAAACTGCAGAAATTATTCTCAAATATCACGGCGGTTTGCAACTGGAACTCCGCGATGAGCTAAGAGAAATCAGCCACGGACTTTGGGAAGGAAAGTTTGAATCAGAAATAGAAGAATCCTATCCGGGTTTGCTACAGGAATGGAAAACATCTCCTGAAACAGTGCAAATGCCCGAAGGAGAGAATTTGCAGCACGTTTGGACTCGGGCGATCGCAGCTTGGCGAGAAATAGTACAATCTGTTTCTGGTACTGGGATTGTCGTTGCTCACGATGCCATTAACAAAGCAATTCTCTGCCACCTATTCGGTTTGGAACCCGAACATTTCTGGAAATTCAAACAAGGAAACGGAGCCGTTAGCGTGATTGATTATCCCCACGGCCCCGATGGTTTGCCGGTATTGCAGGCGATGAATGTGACAACTCATTTGAGCGGTGGCGTTTTTGACCAAACAGCCGCAGGAGCACTGTAA
- a CDS encoding dihydroorotase, with amino-acid sequence MSRELLQNVRVLDPVSGSDRIADILIAEGDIKAVEEKIAEFPADTQVRDCQGLILGPGLTDIYSHSGEPGFEDRETLESLMQAAAAGGFTRVAILPDTSPPVDNLAGLALLQQHIRNLPPGLPRLYFWGALTAGVKGQQMAELGELASCAVVGFADGLPLSNPALVRRLLEYIKPLGKSVALWPCDRTLAGNGAAREGAVSVRLGLPGIPASAETSALAVILELVASAGTPVHIMRVSTARSVELIRDAKARGLPVTASVTWMHLLLNVGAISGNSKDSGGKNALTASLPYDPNLRLEPPLGNLSDQLALIQAVKDGVIDAIAIDHNAHTYEEKTVAFADSPPGAIGLELALPLLWHGLVETGEFSALELWRVLSAGPAVCLGQTPPMVARGVSAELILFDPKMSWTVDGSSLKSRSANTPWLGQQLAGKVVQSWIY; translated from the coding sequence ATGAGCCGCGAACTGCTACAAAATGTACGAGTGCTAGATCCAGTTTCAGGGAGCGATCGCATCGCTGATATTCTGATTGCTGAAGGTGATATCAAAGCAGTTGAGGAAAAAATTGCTGAGTTTCCCGCTGACACCCAAGTGCGGGATTGCCAGGGACTGATTTTGGGGCCGGGGTTAACTGATATCTACAGTCACAGCGGAGAACCGGGTTTTGAGGATCGGGAAACGCTGGAATCTTTGATGCAGGCTGCGGCGGCTGGGGGTTTTACGCGAGTGGCGATTTTGCCGGATACCTCGCCACCTGTTGACAATTTGGCGGGTTTAGCTTTGTTGCAGCAACATATCCGCAATTTGCCGCCCGGCCTGCCCCGCTTGTATTTTTGGGGAGCGCTCACAGCGGGCGTTAAAGGGCAGCAGATGGCAGAGTTGGGCGAGCTGGCCTCCTGTGCAGTGGTGGGTTTTGCGGACGGTTTGCCGCTGTCTAATCCGGCTCTGGTGAGGCGTTTGCTGGAGTATATCAAGCCTTTGGGCAAGTCTGTGGCTTTGTGGCCGTGCGATCGAACTTTGGCAGGAAATGGCGCGGCGCGGGAGGGTGCGGTGTCAGTGCGCTTGGGTTTGCCAGGAATTCCGGCGAGTGCGGAAACTTCGGCTTTGGCGGTAATTCTGGAGTTGGTGGCATCTGCGGGCACTCCGGTGCACATTATGCGCGTTTCTACGGCGCGCAGCGTGGAATTGATTCGGGATGCCAAGGCACGGGGTTTGCCGGTGACTGCGAGTGTGACTTGGATGCACTTGCTGTTGAATGTCGGGGCAATTTCAGGCAACTCTAAAGATTCCGGCGGGAAAAATGCTCTGACTGCTTCGTTGCCCTACGATCCGAATTTACGCCTAGAACCGCCGTTGGGCAATCTCAGCGACCAATTAGCGCTAATTCAAGCTGTGAAAGATGGCGTAATTGATGCGATCGCGATCGATCACAACGCCCATACTTATGAGGAGAAAACTGTGGCTTTTGCTGATAGTCCGCCCGGGGCGATCGGCTTGGAATTAGCTTTGCCTTTACTGTGGCACGGACTGGTAGAAACCGGCGAATTTTCGGCTTTAGAACTGTGGCGAGTGTTGAGCGCAGGCCCTGCCGTTTGTCTCGGACAAACCCCCCCCATGGTTGCGCGGGGAGTCTCTGCTGAGTTGATTTTGTTCGACCCGAAAATGAGTTGGACTGTTGACGGGTCAAGTCTGAAGTCGCGATCGGCAAATACGCCTTGGTTGGGACAGCAATTAGCGGGAAAAGTTGTACAAAGCTGGATTTATTAA
- a CDS encoding phosphopantetheine-protein transferase: protein MITAFHSWNSPPQDLTLELGEIHVWRVSLAQTESCLQSLQHTLSTDERTKAEGFRFAKGRSQFIVSRGALREILSRYLNINSHLLRFDYNPYGKPSLIAAQGGNTLRFNVSHSGAMALIAITKNREIGVDIECINPKFPCLEIAEKFFSPLEQSVLLSLPEPLQPQAFFTCWTRKEAYIKAVGKGLSIPLNQFDVSLALGEPAALLNVEKSPEEASRWSLIELIPSSDMVAAVAVAGDCSKLYCWQWTGEF from the coding sequence ATGATTACTGCTTTTCATTCGTGGAATTCTCCACCGCAAGACTTGACATTGGAGCTGGGCGAAATTCATGTTTGGCGCGTCTCTCTAGCTCAAACAGAATCTTGCTTGCAGAGTTTACAACACACTCTCTCTACCGACGAGCGGACAAAAGCTGAAGGTTTTCGGTTTGCAAAAGGTCGATCGCAATTTATTGTGAGTCGTGGCGCGCTGAGAGAAATTCTCAGTCGCTATCTTAACATAAATTCTCACCTTTTGCGCTTTGACTACAATCCCTACGGTAAACCTTCTCTCATCGCCGCCCAAGGGGGAAATACCCTGCGTTTCAATGTGTCTCACTCTGGCGCAATGGCTCTAATTGCTATTACCAAAAATCGAGAGATTGGTGTCGATATTGAATGTATCAATCCCAAATTTCCTTGCCTGGAAATTGCAGAAAAGTTTTTTTCACCCTTAGAACAATCTGTGTTGCTTTCGCTACCAGAACCTCTTCAACCCCAAGCTTTTTTTACCTGCTGGACTCGTAAAGAAGCCTATATCAAGGCAGTCGGCAAAGGACTTTCAATTCCCCTGAATCAGTTTGATGTCAGCCTCGCCCTAGGAGAACCAGCAGCGCTGTTAAATGTTGAAAAAAGCCCCGAAGAAGCATCGAGATGGTCTTTAATTGAATTAATTCCCAGTTCAGATATGGTGGCGGCTGTTGCGGTTGCAGGAGATTGCTCGAAACTTTATTGTTGGCAGTGGACAGGGGAGTTTTGA
- a CDS encoding DNA-binding response regulator encodes MSSAELSESPSRLAVGQAGRILLLEGEDLLREMLALALKEQGYEVVVTSDGRNALPSVQGSSSYHGEFTFNLLIMDSINGLDLCRMLRHQGNPVPILIIGARGSANNCAFYLEAGSDDYLTKPFGMREFIARCRALMRRQRLGRLPEPRMLQYKSITLYPEECRVLVRGLEVKFSPKQFRLLELFMSYPRRVWSRDQLLEKIWGQDFIGDSKTVDVHIRWLREKLEIDPGQPEYIITVRGFGYRFG; translated from the coding sequence ATGTCTTCTGCTGAATTAAGCGAAAGTCCTTCAAGGTTGGCTGTTGGACAAGCCGGCCGCATCTTGTTATTGGAAGGTGAAGATCTGTTGCGGGAAATGCTAGCTTTAGCCCTTAAAGAACAGGGCTACGAGGTGGTGGTTACTAGCGACGGGCGCAACGCTCTGCCTTCTGTACAGGGTTCTTCGTCCTACCACGGTGAATTTACCTTTAACCTGTTAATTATGGATTCAATTAACGGTTTGGATCTGTGTCGAATGTTACGGCATCAAGGAAATCCCGTCCCTATTTTGATTATCGGTGCTAGAGGAAGTGCCAACAATTGCGCTTTTTATCTAGAAGCCGGATCGGATGATTATCTGACCAAGCCTTTTGGAATGCGGGAGTTTATCGCTCGCTGTCGGGCGCTGATGCGGCGCCAGCGCCTCGGTCGGTTACCGGAACCGAGGATGCTGCAATATAAGAGCATAACTCTGTATCCTGAAGAGTGCCGCGTGTTGGTTCGCGGTCTGGAAGTGAAATTTTCTCCTAAACAGTTTCGCTTACTAGAACTATTTATGAGTTATCCCCGGCGAGTTTGGTCTCGCGATCAGTTGCTGGAAAAAATTTGGGGTCAAGATTTTATCGGAGACAGCAAAACAGTTGACGTTCACATCCGCTGGCTACGCGAAAAGTTGGAAATAGATCCGGGCCAACCGGAATATATCATTACGGTACGTGGGTTCGGCTATCGATTTGGTTAA
- a CDS encoding creatininase family protein: protein MLLHLSTWPEVEAYLDSSRGIIIPIGSTEQHGPTGLIGTDAIAANAIACGVGEAANALIGPTINVGMALHHTSFPGTISFRPQTLILVIRDYITSLAKAGFEKYFFINGHGGNIATMKAAFSETYAHLSDLNLPNADRIQCQIGNWFMCGSVYQLAKELYGNQEGSHATPSEIALTQYLYPESIKQAPLSEEVASGHKIYGAADFRRRFPDGRMGSNPGLATPEHGQQFYELAVKELTNNYLEFLSSD from the coding sequence ATGTTGCTGCATTTGAGTACCTGGCCCGAGGTAGAAGCTTATCTCGATAGCTCCCGAGGCATAATTATCCCGATCGGTTCCACCGAACAGCACGGGCCCACCGGCTTGATCGGCACTGACGCCATTGCTGCGAATGCGATCGCCTGCGGTGTCGGCGAAGCTGCCAATGCCTTAATCGGCCCGACAATTAATGTAGGCATGGCTTTGCACCACACCAGCTTTCCTGGCACAATCAGCTTCCGACCGCAGACGCTGATACTGGTAATCAGGGATTATATCACATCTTTGGCAAAAGCTGGATTTGAGAAATATTTCTTCATCAACGGTCACGGCGGCAACATTGCCACGATGAAAGCAGCATTTTCCGAGACATACGCACATTTGTCGGACTTGAATTTACCGAATGCCGATCGAATCCAGTGTCAAATCGGCAATTGGTTCATGTGCGGTTCAGTGTACCAACTAGCCAAAGAATTGTACGGAAACCAAGAAGGTTCCCACGCCACCCCCAGCGAAATCGCCTTAACCCAGTACCTTTATCCAGAATCAATCAAGCAAGCTCCGCTTTCGGAAGAAGTCGCTTCCGGGCACAAAATTTACGGTGCTGCTGACTTCCGCCGCCGATTTCCCGACGGGAGAATGGGTTCAAATCCAGGCTTAGCAACCCCTGAACACGGTCAGCAGTTTTACGAATTAGCAGTCAAAGAATTGACTAATAATTATTTGGAGTTTTTAAGTTCCGATTAA
- a CDS encoding nucleoside-diphosphate kinase gives MERTFLAIKPDGVQRGLVGEIIGRFEAKGFKLVGMKLMTASRELAEQHYGVHKERPFFAGLVDFITSGPMVAMVWEGDGVVASARKMIGATNPLNSEPGTIRGDLAVNVGRNIIHGSDAVETAHAEISLWFKEEELSAWTPCLSPWIVE, from the coding sequence TTGGAACGGACTTTTTTAGCAATTAAGCCCGACGGCGTACAGCGCGGACTCGTCGGCGAAATTATCGGTCGTTTTGAAGCCAAAGGCTTTAAGCTAGTTGGCATGAAGCTAATGACGGCTAGTCGCGAACTTGCCGAACAGCATTATGGCGTACATAAAGAAAGACCCTTTTTTGCGGGACTGGTAGACTTCATCACTTCCGGGCCGATGGTGGCGATGGTGTGGGAAGGCGACGGCGTTGTGGCCTCGGCGAGGAAAATGATTGGCGCAACAAATCCTCTGAATTCAGAACCGGGGACAATTCGCGGCGATTTGGCTGTGAATGTTGGTCGCAATATTATTCATGGTTCTGATGCTGTGGAAACTGCCCATGCGGAAATTAGCCTTTGGTTCAAGGAAGAAGAATTGAGTGCTTGGACACCTTGTTTAAGTCCTTGGATTGTGGAGTAG